One genomic segment of Desulfomicrobium sp. ZS1 includes these proteins:
- a CDS encoding CvpA family protein, whose product MNTLDIVFCVILGFLGLRGIFRGLVKEIASILGLILGFVLANTYHAQLSPLLEDLLGGTGMANLVAYLGIFLGVVAAVFLLASLIRKLLQMIMLGWVDSIGGGALGLFKGALLCSIIVMALTAFLPSKSAVLTESKIVPYVNTFNTMLSSALPKEMRDQFLIRSQELQQEWEKRVVEKLKEIKGNPGGKE is encoded by the coding sequence ATGAATACTCTGGATATCGTCTTCTGCGTGATTTTGGGATTTCTGGGCTTGCGCGGCATTTTTCGCGGACTTGTCAAGGAGATCGCCTCCATCCTGGGGCTGATCCTGGGTTTCGTGCTGGCCAACACCTACCACGCGCAGCTTTCTCCTCTGCTCGAAGACCTTCTGGGCGGAACCGGCATGGCCAATCTCGTTGCCTATCTGGGCATCTTTCTGGGCGTCGTGGCGGCGGTCTTCCTGCTCGCCTCGCTGATCAGAAAGCTCCTGCAGATGATCATGCTCGGCTGGGTGGACAGCATCGGCGGCGGAGCGCTGGGTCTCTTCAAAGGCGCGCTGTTGTGCAGCATCATCGTCATGGCGCTGACCGCCTTTCTGCCGTCCAAGTCCGCAGTGCTGACCGAGTCGAAAATCGTGCCCTACGTGAACACGTTCAACACCATGCTCTCAAGCGCCCTGCCCAAGGAGATGCGCGACCAGTTCCTGATCCGAAGCCAGGAGCTGCAGCAGGAATGGGAAAAGCGGGTCGTGGAAAAACTTAAAGAAATAAAAGGAAACCCTGGTGGAAAAGAATAA
- the cmk gene encoding (d)CMP kinase, which translates to MVTIVTLDGPAGVGKTTIARELADRLGIAYLDTGAMFRSVALYFGDGAWEQPVDQLVPELNRLDFDLEGLGKYSELLLNGMPLSPEIRKEEVGLWASHLGRIPVVRDFLRRNQQAIGRTTSLVAEGRDMGSVIFPNARHKFFMDASIDVRAKRRHAQLSALGMDEDLERIRGQIRIRDDQDRNRVVAPLKPALDAVIIDTSALDADRVLEKIVEHIREKGL; encoded by the coding sequence GTGGTCACGATCGTCACTCTTGATGGACCGGCCGGGGTAGGCAAGACCACTATCGCCCGCGAGCTGGCGGACCGTCTGGGTATTGCCTATCTGGACACGGGAGCCATGTTCCGCTCCGTGGCACTTTATTTCGGGGATGGCGCCTGGGAACAGCCTGTTGACCAGCTGGTGCCCGAACTCAATCGTCTCGATTTTGATCTGGAAGGACTGGGAAAATATTCCGAACTGCTCCTGAACGGGATGCCTCTGTCCCCGGAGATCCGCAAGGAAGAGGTCGGGCTGTGGGCCTCGCACCTGGGCCGCATTCCGGTGGTGCGCGATTTTCTGCGTCGCAACCAGCAGGCCATCGGACGGACCACCTCCCTGGTGGCCGAGGGCCGGGACATGGGCAGCGTGATCTTCCCGAACGCCCGGCACAAGTTCTTCATGGACGCATCCATCGACGTGCGCGCCAAGCGCCGTCACGCGCAGCTGAGTGCCTTGGGCATGGACGAGGACCTGGAGCGCATCCGTGGCCAGATCCGCATCCGCGACGATCAGGACCGCAATCGCGTGGTGGCCCCCTTGAAGCCCGCCCTGGACGCAGTGATCATCGACACCAGCGCCCTGGATGCAGACCGGGTGCTGGAGAAGATTGTGGAGCATATCCGGGAAAAAGGCCTCTGA
- a CDS encoding folylpolyglutamate synthase/dihydrofolate synthase family protein yields the protein MTFASFAEFEVYLDSLGLFSMQLGLGRMQEAMRLMGLERRSATVAHVVGTNGKGSTSGFLEALARAHGLATGLYNSPHLVSVRERIRVRGSMVSEAGWLQAANAVMDRCAGVGLTYFELLTVMALFIFAREGLDLIVLEAGLGGTHDATCAISADLAVMTPVGLDHEHVLGPTLADIAHDKSGALGRCPAVTGEQDACVTDIFRQAGAGRPLWSLEDCRTAGGFLIPAGEAPMLLTSASLSGHPPYQLRNAALATLAWSRLALAGGWQFDAALCTQVLAVTRFSGRFCRHGRILVDGAHNPMGLTALCEALEAAGEHFNVLVFQAMRDKTLDQVILKRLRALADTVVIPALTLERAWDARELAGRFGHGARAVRDLQTALQGEGAILLCGSLYLVGAYYELFPEQLL from the coding sequence ATGACCTTCGCCTCTTTTGCCGAATTTGAAGTCTACCTGGACAGCCTGGGACTTTTTTCCATGCAGCTTGGCCTTGGGCGCATGCAGGAAGCCATGCGGCTCATGGGGCTTGAGCGCCGTTCCGCGACGGTTGCGCATGTGGTCGGGACCAATGGCAAGGGCTCCACTTCCGGATTTCTGGAGGCCCTGGCGCGGGCCCACGGCCTGGCCACGGGTCTGTACAACTCGCCGCATCTGGTCAGCGTGCGTGAGCGCATCCGCGTACGCGGGAGCATGGTCTCCGAAGCAGGCTGGCTGCAGGCCGCCAATGCGGTCATGGACAGGTGCGCAGGCGTGGGGCTGACCTATTTCGAGTTGCTGACTGTCATGGCGCTCTTTATCTTTGCGCGGGAGGGCCTTGATCTGATCGTGCTGGAGGCGGGGCTGGGCGGCACCCATGACGCCACCTGCGCCATCTCGGCCGATCTTGCGGTCATGACTCCGGTGGGGCTGGATCATGAGCATGTCCTGGGACCGACCCTGGCGGATATCGCCCACGACAAGAGCGGGGCCCTGGGACGCTGCCCGGCCGTGACAGGCGAGCAGGATGCGTGCGTTACGGATATTTTTCGCCAGGCCGGGGCGGGGCGGCCGCTGTGGAGTCTGGAAGACTGCCGCACGGCTGGCGGATTTCTCATCCCGGCGGGCGAGGCGCCCATGCTTCTGACTTCCGCGTCCCTGTCGGGCCATCCTCCGTATCAGCTGCGGAACGCCGCCTTGGCCACCCTGGCCTGGAGCCGCCTGGCCCTGGCCGGGGGCTGGCAATTTGACGCGGCACTGTGTACACAAGTCCTTGCCGTGACGAGGTTTTCCGGACGCTTTTGCCGCCATGGACGAATCCTGGTCGACGGCGCCCACAACCCCATGGGGCTGACCGCCCTGTGCGAGGCATTGGAGGCGGCCGGGGAGCATTTCAATGTGCTCGTCTTTCAGGCCATGCGCGACAAGACGCTGGATCAGGTCATCCTGAAGCGTCTGCGGGCTCTGGCGGATACGGTGGTCATTCCCGCGTTGACGCTCGAGCGGGCCTGGGACGCCCGGGAACTGGCCGGACGCTTCGGTCACGGGGCCAGGGCGGTTCGGGACCTGCAAACCGCCCTGCAAGGGGAAGGCGCCATCCTGCTTTGCGGCTCCCTGTATCTGGTGGGGGCTTATTACGAACTTTTTCCGGAACAGCTTTTGTAG
- the mazG gene encoding nucleoside triphosphate pyrophosphohydrolase, which produces MEKNNFADILEVIDTLTGPNGCPWDKEQTPQSMCDYLVEECFELVEAIRQDDKSEIAEELGDVLFLLLFIGRCHDRQIPDFLQTAMAGNVAKMIRRHPHVYGEKAASVAEVVKNWEQIKKQEKAEKDKDPGVFASLPASLPPLLRAYRINSKAARSGFTWATDADQEKKLAEEWNELQAALATDDAAAREEEFGDYLFSLVEYGRRRGIKANSALAVANAKFLGRFEAMEKLARERGLELDKLSLEEMDNLWDEIKATRR; this is translated from the coding sequence GTGGAAAAGAATAATTTTGCCGACATATTGGAAGTTATCGACACCCTGACCGGACCGAACGGCTGCCCCTGGGACAAAGAGCAGACCCCGCAGTCCATGTGCGATTATCTGGTGGAGGAATGTTTCGAACTGGTGGAGGCAATCCGTCAAGACGACAAGTCCGAGATCGCCGAAGAGCTTGGGGATGTGCTCTTCCTGCTGCTCTTCATCGGCCGTTGCCATGACCGGCAGATCCCGGATTTCCTGCAGACCGCCATGGCCGGCAACGTGGCCAAAATGATCCGCCGCCATCCCCACGTTTACGGCGAAAAAGCCGCCAGCGTGGCCGAAGTGGTCAAAAACTGGGAGCAGATCAAAAAGCAGGAGAAGGCCGAAAAGGACAAAGACCCCGGAGTGTTCGCCTCCCTGCCCGCAAGTCTGCCGCCGCTTCTGCGCGCCTACCGCATCAACTCCAAGGCGGCCCGCTCGGGCTTCACCTGGGCCACGGACGCGGATCAGGAGAAAAAGCTGGCCGAGGAATGGAACGAATTGCAGGCCGCCCTGGCCACGGACGACGCGGCGGCACGTGAAGAGGAATTCGGGGACTATCTGTTTTCGCTGGTGGAATATGGCAGACGGCGCGGAATCAAGGCCAACTCGGCTCTGGCCGTGGCCAACGCCAAGTTTTTGGGACGCTTCGAAGCCATGGAGAAATTGGCCAGGGAACGCGGTCTGGAACTGGACAAGCTCTCCCTGGAAGAAATGGACAACCTCTGGGACGAAATCAAAGCCACCCGCCGATAA
- the selA gene encoding L-seryl-tRNA(Sec) selenium transferase, whose product MSSLFRHIPSVDRFLQDLEQDRSLAGLPRQLLKDLVGEFLDLCREEIRAGVVKDESVLTFAILAARAGAYVRARSRPHFRRVINATGVVIHTNLGRSILAEEAVAAVAQGCRHYSNLEMDLDTGLRGSRYAHVEKLLCRLTGAEAGLVVNNNAAAVLLVLDTLAKGREVVVSRGQLVEIGGSFRIPEVMKKSGAVLREVGATNRTHLRDYSEAIGADTAMLMKVHTSNYRIIGFHKEVELPELVALGREKGLATFEDLGSGNLFDFSSYGFMPEPTVQQVLKSGVDVVTFSGDKLLGGPQAGVIIGRREYIERIKKNQLNRALRIDKMTLAALEATLRLYLDPEQARRTVPTLVMITAGPEELRARAGRLRRRLSRALAGLAAVTMKPGFSRVGGGSFPEQDLPTTLVSVAPAGMDVESLRQGLLAADIPVVGRMEDGAFCLDPRTLMDAEFALATEAITAVLADGVK is encoded by the coding sequence GTGTCTTCACTTTTCAGACATATTCCGTCCGTTGACCGGTTTCTGCAGGATCTGGAGCAGGATCGGTCCCTGGCCGGTCTGCCGCGTCAGTTGCTCAAGGATCTGGTGGGCGAGTTTCTGGACCTTTGCCGCGAGGAAATCCGGGCCGGGGTGGTCAAGGACGAGAGCGTCCTGACATTCGCGATCCTGGCCGCACGGGCCGGAGCATACGTACGGGCGCGTTCCCGGCCGCATTTCAGGCGGGTCATCAATGCCACGGGCGTGGTCATCCACACCAACCTGGGTCGCTCCATCCTGGCCGAGGAGGCGGTGGCCGCCGTGGCCCAGGGCTGCCGTCATTATTCCAATCTGGAGATGGATCTGGACACGGGCCTGCGCGGAAGCCGCTATGCCCATGTCGAGAAGCTGCTCTGCCGCCTGACCGGGGCCGAGGCGGGGCTCGTGGTCAACAACAACGCCGCCGCCGTGTTGCTGGTCCTCGACACCCTGGCCAAGGGCCGCGAGGTCGTGGTCTCGCGCGGGCAGCTGGTCGAGATCGGCGGGTCTTTTCGCATCCCCGAGGTCATGAAGAAGAGCGGGGCGGTGCTGCGCGAGGTCGGGGCCACCAACCGCACCCATCTGCGCGACTACAGCGAGGCCATCGGCGCGGACACGGCCATGCTCATGAAGGTGCACACCTCCAACTATCGCATCATCGGGTTTCACAAGGAGGTGGAGCTCCCTGAGCTGGTGGCTCTGGGCCGCGAGAAGGGCCTAGCCACCTTCGAGGATCTGGGTAGCGGCAATCTTTTTGATTTCTCCTCCTACGGGTTCATGCCTGAGCCCACGGTCCAGCAGGTTCTGAAAAGCGGGGTGGACGTGGTCACCTTCAGCGGTGACAAGCTGCTGGGCGGTCCGCAGGCCGGGGTCATTATCGGTCGCCGGGAATACATCGAGCGCATCAAGAAAAACCAGCTCAACCGGGCCCTGCGCATCGACAAGATGACGCTGGCCGCGCTGGAGGCGACCCTGCGCCTGTATCTGGACCCGGAACAGGCCCGGCGCACCGTGCCGACCCTGGTCATGATCACGGCCGGACCGGAGGAATTACGGGCCCGGGCCGGACGTCTGCGGCGCAGGCTGTCGCGGGCGCTCGCGGGGTTGGCCGCAGTGACGATGAAACCCGGCTTTTCGCGTGTGGGCGGCGGTTCCTTCCCGGAGCAGGATTTGCCGACCACGCTGGTCAGCGTCGCGCCTGCGGGCATGGATGTGGAATCCCTGCGTCAGGGACTGCTGGCGGCGGACATCCCGGTCGTCGGGCGGATGGAGGACGGGGCATTCTGTCTGGATCCGCGTACGCTCATGGATGCGGAGTTCGCCCTGGCGACAGAGGCGATCACGGCGGTCCTGGCGGACGGGGTCAAGTAA
- the hisC gene encoding histidinol-phosphate transaminase: MTKVLVRPEMAGFKPYSPGLSIDEIKKRYGLSRVIKMASNENPLGTSPVVQERLKNMSPMAFRYAQAGSPVLTEKLAAHLGVSATRVVAGNGSDEIIDLLLRVVARPGVDNVVAFKPCFSIYDVQSRLCGVEFRQARLNADFSFPFDQLVSLTDENTALVFVTNPDNPTGHACPAADLVALASRLPARTLLVVDEAYIDFAEPLDVFSMLPHLDAIPNLVVLRTFSKMYGLAGLRLGYGVMPEWLADLLLRVKLPFSVNILAEQAGLAALDDDIFVAQTLRVVSEGRRLLERELSALGCKVWPSQANFLMFEPPMDAHALFEALLALGVIIRPLGSYDMPEKLRVSIGNEEENLEFLTKTAEVLRGHDRHS; the protein is encoded by the coding sequence ATGACCAAGGTTCTGGTGCGGCCGGAGATGGCGGGGTTCAAACCCTATTCCCCCGGCCTTTCCATCGACGAGATAAAAAAGCGTTACGGCCTGTCCCGGGTCATCAAGATGGCCAGCAACGAAAATCCGCTGGGCACGTCCCCCGTGGTTCAGGAGCGGCTCAAAAACATGAGCCCCATGGCTTTTCGCTACGCGCAGGCCGGTTCCCCGGTCCTGACCGAGAAATTGGCGGCGCACCTGGGCGTGAGCGCGACCCGCGTGGTGGCGGGCAACGGCTCCGACGAGATCATCGACCTCCTGCTGCGCGTGGTGGCCCGGCCCGGCGTGGACAACGTGGTGGCCTTCAAGCCCTGCTTCAGTATTTACGACGTGCAGTCGCGGCTGTGCGGGGTGGAGTTCAGGCAGGCCAGACTGAACGCGGATTTTTCCTTTCCCTTTGATCAGCTTGTGTCTCTGACCGACGAGAACACCGCCCTGGTCTTCGTGACCAACCCGGATAACCCTACGGGTCATGCCTGTCCGGCCGCCGATCTGGTGGCGCTCGCGTCCAGGCTCCCGGCGCGTACGCTGTTGGTGGTGGACGAGGCCTACATCGATTTTGCCGAGCCGCTGGACGTGTTCAGCATGCTCCCGCATTTGGACGCCATCCCCAACCTGGTCGTGCTGCGGACTTTTTCCAAGATGTACGGCCTGGCGGGCCTGCGCCTGGGTTACGGAGTCATGCCCGAGTGGCTGGCGGACCTCCTGCTTCGGGTCAAGCTGCCTTTTAGCGTGAACATTCTGGCCGAGCAGGCCGGCCTGGCCGCGCTGGATGACGATATCTTCGTGGCCCAGACCCTTCGCGTCGTGAGCGAGGGCCGCCGCCTGCTGGAACGGGAGCTTTCGGCTCTTGGCTGCAAGGTCTGGCCTTCGCAGGCGAATTTCCTTATGTTTGAACCGCCCATGGACGCGCATGCCCTTTTTGAGGCATTGCTTGCGCTCGGGGTCATCATCCGGCCCCTCGGTAGTTACGACATGCCCGAGAAGCTGCGGGTCAGCATCGGGAACGAGGAAGAAAATCTGGAATTTTTGACTAAAACAGCGGAGGTGTTGCGTGGTCACGATCGTCACTCTTGA
- a CDS encoding MucR family transcriptional regulator: MEEYVKQALEIVKAQASVRNMNEEELTSMIRSLTEGIKNVAEGNQPEPEATLSLDDAKKAIREKSIICMECSKSFKVLTKRHLATHGLTPEEYREKWGYKKGTSLVAKSLARDRRKKMQDMKLWEKRVKK, encoded by the coding sequence ATGGAAGAGTATGTAAAACAAGCGCTCGAAATCGTCAAAGCACAAGCCAGTGTGCGCAACATGAACGAGGAAGAGCTGACGTCCATGATTCGTTCGTTGACCGAAGGAATCAAGAACGTTGCCGAAGGAAACCAACCTGAACCCGAAGCAACCCTGTCACTTGATGATGCCAAAAAAGCCATCCGCGAAAAAAGCATCATCTGCATGGAATGCTCGAAATCGTTCAAGGTGCTGACCAAACGCCACCTGGCGACCCACGGTCTCACTCCCGAAGAATACCGGGAAAAGTGGGGCTACAAGAAGGGCACGTCCCTGGTGGCCAAATCCCTGGCCCGTGATCGCCGCAAAAAAATGCAGGACATGAAGCTCTGGGAGAAACGGGTCAAGAAGTAG
- a CDS encoding TIGR03960 family B12-binding radical SAM protein → MKALLPLFSRPSHYLGTEINSVHKDLKTVRAHVALAFPDLYEVAMSYLGQKILYDIVNATDHFCAERVFAPTEDVAEVLRTHDTLLATLESDTPLKDLDGVLFSITHELCYTNVLYMLDLGGIPLRAAQRVDGHPLVIAGGGCTFNAEPLAAFVDVMVLGDGEEVLPEMLELIALGKDEGWSRSELISRLAGIPGVYVPSFFEDDGSGAMRPLDGARPQVEKRIVTDMNKVSFPTRQIVPFGKPVHDRFSVEIARGCTRGCRFCQAGMIYRPVREREVDVLGSIIDRGLAETGSEELSFLSLSTGDFSALEALFLSSYSHCRQEQVSISLPSLRVGSVSEDLMRLMGKIRHTGMTLAPEAGTQRLRNVINKGVTEDELLDHTEKAFRLGWQQVKLYFMMGLPTETREDLHGILDLCLKVAASAGKNVRRLQVTAAVSPFVPKPHTPFQWERQISMAEIEERLAYLRNIFRPYKKLKLKWHHSHMTWLEGVFARGDRHLAPALESAYAKGALFTSWSDHLHLEPWLEAFAETGIDAESYLRERDPEQPLPWDHLTSGVSRKFLLTERRRALEEAGTPDCRYEACRSCGVCTLDGRESELVRQAAGHDIVPVINRTTRDQEDAGQVEEPEEQPAGQPAASTDDLHNKAQRFRLWYSKTGPAMYLSQLELQRIFERAFRRARLPLAFSSGFHPAPLLSFARALPVGVGSVCEWMDFFVREHIGVRDLPALLEAELPQGMRVVKVDELPCQGRAPISNHERFSLGFKRAEDSLRFSGRIPAFLEAAEWKVFKRTKKGEPGEVDVRPMVMSITEDEKGFIIDFDWQALYVSPIFVLQAVDPDFTMLQGRLIKTAQFF, encoded by the coding sequence ATGAAGGCTCTGCTCCCCCTTTTTTCCCGCCCCAGTCACTACCTCGGCACCGAGATCAACAGCGTCCACAAGGACCTGAAAACGGTCCGGGCCCATGTGGCCCTGGCCTTTCCGGATCTCTACGAAGTGGCCATGTCCTATCTTGGACAGAAGATTCTGTACGACATCGTCAACGCCACGGATCATTTCTGCGCCGAGCGGGTCTTCGCGCCTACCGAGGACGTGGCCGAGGTGCTGCGCACTCATGACACGCTCCTGGCCACTCTTGAAAGCGACACGCCGCTCAAGGATCTGGACGGGGTGTTGTTCAGCATCACCCATGAGCTGTGCTACACCAACGTGCTCTACATGCTCGATCTGGGGGGGATTCCCCTCCGTGCGGCGCAGCGCGTCGACGGGCACCCGCTGGTCATCGCGGGAGGAGGCTGCACCTTCAACGCAGAGCCGTTGGCCGCTTTTGTGGATGTCATGGTGCTCGGCGACGGGGAGGAAGTCCTGCCTGAGATGCTTGAACTCATTGCGCTCGGCAAGGACGAAGGCTGGTCCCGCAGCGAACTGATCAGCCGTTTGGCCGGGATTCCCGGTGTGTACGTGCCTTCATTTTTCGAGGACGACGGCAGCGGGGCCATGCGTCCTTTAGACGGCGCGCGGCCCCAAGTCGAAAAGCGCATCGTCACGGACATGAACAAGGTCTCCTTCCCCACGCGCCAGATCGTGCCTTTCGGCAAGCCCGTGCACGACCGTTTCTCGGTCGAGATCGCGCGCGGTTGCACCCGCGGCTGCCGCTTCTGCCAGGCGGGTATGATCTACCGTCCCGTGCGTGAGCGCGAGGTCGACGTGCTGGGCTCCATCATCGATCGTGGCCTGGCCGAGACGGGCAGCGAGGAGCTTTCATTCCTGTCGCTCAGCACCGGGGATTTCAGCGCCCTGGAGGCTCTTTTCCTGTCTTCCTACAGCCATTGCAGGCAGGAACAGGTTTCCATTTCCCTGCCGTCCCTGCGCGTAGGTTCGGTCTCTGAAGACCTCATGCGGCTTATGGGCAAAATCCGGCATACGGGTATGACCCTGGCCCCTGAGGCCGGCACCCAGCGGCTGCGGAACGTCATCAACAAGGGCGTGACCGAGGACGAACTGCTGGACCACACCGAAAAAGCCTTTCGTCTGGGCTGGCAGCAGGTCAAACTGTATTTCATGATGGGTCTGCCTACCGAGACCCGCGAGGATCTGCACGGCATACTGGACCTGTGCCTGAAGGTCGCGGCCAGCGCCGGAAAGAACGTCCGGCGGCTGCAGGTTACGGCGGCGGTTTCGCCGTTTGTGCCCAAGCCGCACACTCCGTTTCAGTGGGAGCGGCAGATCTCCATGGCCGAGATCGAGGAGCGGCTGGCCTATCTGCGCAATATCTTCCGCCCTTACAAGAAGCTCAAGCTCAAGTGGCACCATTCGCACATGACCTGGCTGGAAGGGGTCTTCGCCCGTGGCGACCGGCATCTGGCCCCTGCCCTCGAGTCCGCATACGCCAAGGGCGCGCTCTTCACCAGCTGGTCCGACCATCTGCACCTTGAACCGTGGCTGGAAGCTTTTGCCGAGACCGGCATCGACGCGGAGTCCTATCTGCGCGAGCGGGACCCGGAGCAGCCTCTGCCGTGGGATCATCTCACCTCGGGGGTGAGTCGCAAATTTCTGCTGACCGAACGCCGCCGCGCCCTGGAAGAGGCCGGAACGCCGGACTGCCGCTACGAGGCGTGCCGGTCCTGTGGAGTCTGTACCCTGGACGGCCGCGAGTCCGAGCTGGTGCGGCAGGCCGCAGGTCACGACATCGTGCCGGTCATTAACCGCACCACGCGCGATCAGGAAGACGCCGGGCAGGTAGAGGAACCGGAGGAGCAGCCAGCGGGACAGCCCGCGGCTTCAACCGATGATCTGCACAACAAGGCGCAGCGCTTTCGGCTGTGGTATTCCAAAACCGGACCGGCCATGTACCTGAGCCAGCTCGAATTGCAGCGGATCTTCGAGCGCGCCTTTCGCCGCGCGCGGTTGCCGCTGGCTTTCAGCAGTGGCTTTCATCCCGCGCCGCTCCTGTCCTTTGCCCGGGCCCTGCCCGTGGGCGTCGGCAGCGTCTGTGAGTGGATGGATTTTTTTGTGCGCGAGCACATAGGCGTCCGGGACCTGCCCGCCTTGCTTGAGGCCGAGCTGCCCCAGGGCATGCGCGTGGTCAAGGTGGACGAGCTGCCGTGTCAGGGCCGGGCTCCCATCTCGAACCACGAGCGTTTTTCCCTCGGGTTTAAGCGTGCCGAAGACAGCTTGCGCTTTTCGGGCCGAATCCCGGCTTTTCTGGAGGCCGCGGAGTGGAAGGTCTTCAAGCGGACCAAGAAAGGCGAGCCGGGCGAAGTGGACGTGCGGCCCATGGTCATGTCCATCACCGAGGACGAGAAAGGCTTTATCATCGATTTTGACTGGCAGGCCCTCTATGTCAGCCCGATCTTTGTGCTGCAGGCCGTGGACCCGGATTTTACAATGCTGCAGGGACGGCTGATCAAGACGGCGCAGTTTTTTTGA